The Panicum hallii strain FIL2 chromosome 5, PHallii_v3.1, whole genome shotgun sequence genome contains the following window.
aaagaaaaagaaaaggaaacagAGAAGCAGCCCAGCCCGCAGCTCGttcctctctttcttccccCACGCTCGGCTCTCTTTCTTCCCCCACGCTCGGCCCATTCCTgtctttctctctttctttccccgaCCAGCTCACTtctcctctccccgcagcccagCAGCAtgcgctctctctccctctgaccgcttgaccccacctgtcggccccttcttcctcctccctccaccGACCGTGCAACGCCCGCCGCGATCTTCGCCGGCCTTTCCCCGAGCGCGCCCCCCCGAGATCCCTGGCTTCTCTCTTTAAACCACCCCGCGCCCTCTGCACCCTTATCCCCTACCTCGTAGccgccgccccaaaccctaaaccgccgcccgctcgctccGCCGCGGACCCGCCGCCCCGTTGCACCTCCACCCCGGCCAAGGCCCGCAGTAGCTTCACCGCTccaccaggaagcttcccgaggccTCCACCCTCGACCTCTCTGCCGGTAGTGGCCGGAATTTGACCGagacccgccgccggtgagaagctccgccacctcgattcctcgccgccgttagccctccgaccctcttaacccccgtggcacctccgcaggagcaCCACGAGCCGACCCGTGGGGATTAGAAGCCCGGAGGACCCCTGCAGCAGCcctccccacgagcgccgcccgtccccgccgctcggacctcgccgtcgatcaccctgcgctgcctctccggtcAATCCAAGCCCCCGATGAGCATCAGCATGTTCCCTTGGTCCTTTTGGCGCTAGATATTGTAGATCTTAGCCTGTCCCTAGGCCAgaacgccgcacgccggcgagcgccgccgcacagacccgcctccgccgtcgCAACCGTATTCCCGAGCACCCCCGAGGCCCGCAAGTGCCCCAGGTAGATCACACGTGCCATGCTGATCACGGCAGACCCAAGCACAGGTCGATTTGACCCTCGGAGCATCGATTTCGATggaactccggcgagcccgagccgcgctgcCGCGGGTTTTGGTCACCAGCGTCTTCCACCACCGCTCGCGCTCCCCCACCcaacccgagccgtccgatccgaagcTAGCGGTCGAGATTAGATCCAGTGTACCCCTTCAacccgagccgttagatctagatGCAGCGGATCAGATctgccgtgcagatcggaccgtccggacccccacCGTTCAGATTGGACCGTCCGAACTGGAACGcgtccgaaccgtccgatccagatctgacggtccagattagaaggtacccCTTCGCTCTGGCagctttgctaaagagaccctgagttCCCTTGAAACCAACCCGCGGTCCAACCCAGTTCAGAAGTAATTCCAGTGGAGCCCCGatctttgcaccgaagcccctaagctttctagattttgggtccgcagtccaacccttgagttttagcgcgttagaccctgtgtctatagtttaattaggtttaggccctcggtttttgcacagaaaccctagaaccttcggttttcttacagaaaagtccCTAGAGCTtgtttagccctagttttcgcgtcttagctgcGTTTTAGGTGATTTTCGCGCtctaacgcgtagaatagttttagcttagctttgtgtgctgttttatagtattgttgtactgtttcttatctttttccctttgtttgcatgtatgtgcctgtgtgaaccatgcttggacgttacgatcgtgagtagacgttgagccatcggaggagtaccaggagctaccttcttcagagccctttaagcagcagcaggagaactttgaggaagacaagtataatatgaacatcctatcatctttttaaatacaatttcatactgcattttaatactgtatgcctataaggatttcctagctacttttatcctttatataaataccttgggttgcattttgggttagttgtgctaggtgctgcgctctcacacattatggtccttttaattaattttgatatatggtatatgcaacttgattctaagagtggccctctgtgctgtgtgcttgagcggctcacgtctcgttaaaatatatttttattagaaacatggtttagggggctagcacggtgcttagtacttggttggccactctccataaggaccggttcatagagcgacaatctgggacaaccgcgcaaccacaagactggaatgggacagtcttgacttactaattaggtcattttggtttgggagtaacttacctgcggggcaagaggggtggtaagcttcaatggtccctactcctccggcttggtctgtgttgtgtgcttgtacccccgtgaggtgggctccatcatcgctgatccagaaaccttagcggttacaccttactaacgtgatcctttgtaacggtctcgtggtgtggttgcttgtcatctcacctaaggaagtgtgatgaacaactagcgtagctcacgacttgtgggtaaagttgtgcaacctatcgagagtgtaaaactggtatactagccgtgctcacggtcatgagcggcccagatcctccgtctgattagtgtaGTTTActcttggtggtttggtttggatttcagtacactcatgattaattttaattaattattatgcaacttgggttatggttaTTCATCCACCGGTAGTAagtagctttaataaaatttgccaagattaagagctaatgcagttgagtcagctaaccgtagagcctcataattcgtgttatacttgttgagtacaagttgtgtactcacacttgccttctctactcttctgttctttttgggacatcttcgactgctctttttgggacatcttcgactgctgctcagtaccaggcgacgtggaggactacatcaacgGGCTTGACGACTtttaggcgtttgtctcccagccgacgtccctgtggcgccctgttcttcatgtattcattttacgcttccgcactccttgaactgattcttgatttagttgtaataaagatattcatttacaatttatacgcttttatttcgagatatgtgttatgatatcttgatgattctgttgtatatatccgtgacttgatcctgacgtatatatgattgctcggtttattttcttataaatcgggtgtgataccGACACGGCGCAGGCCTCGAAGATGAGGAGGCCGCCCGGCGTCGCCCGCTGGCCGTAGTAGAGGGACATGTGTGCCGGCTGCGGCACATTCCCGTACGCCCGGCATCTCGTCAGCGGAGCGAGAGCACGATCCTGCGTGACGCCGGTGAGTTGTTACACACACAAGGCTGGATTTGCATACGCAACTGACCTGTGTGCCAAGTTGAATTGGCGCATCTTGTACGCTGTCATCACCCTGCtggatcggcggcggcggcggcgtcctcggCTGGATTCGACCTAGCGGAGAGAGCGAGCAGATGGATCGAGCGCTCCGCCTCGGGTGATGTGGAATTGCGGAGCCTGCTCGCTACACGGCGTGACAGCAGAAACACCGGTATTTGTACAGGTGTGCCGGGCTGAGAGGAGGAGCAGTGCCATTCGTGGATCGTATCTATCCAAACACACAAAAGCAATGAACCTAGAATTGTTCGTGTTGAATTTTCTTTACTAGCAGATGGCCGTGACGTGTCTGTGTCACTGTTCAAAAAAAAGTCTGTACTCGGACGAGCTAAATTAAGGCCAAACCTCCAACACATTGATGGACCCTCCACGTGCCCAGGTTGTTTGGATATTTGTCCTTAACCGTACGTTTTCGAAACTTCAAACATTTTATTTTTCTGTTGCTAATTAGGCACTTCTTTTCCGCGCAAAAAAAATTAGACACCTCGTTTTTAGGATTCATATCAAACCTCACGAGcagacaaaaaaaaaataaatcatATACTTTAGGAATACAAAACATTAAACAGTCAAATTATTATGCTCTATCCATCATTTAAAAATGAATACCTAGTGGAAACTATAGTAGTTTATTACAAACgaataaagaaaaaatagaattTATCTATTACGGAAAGGTAAATAGGATTCTGTTACAATGATACGAAGAATAGGTAAACAAGATTGAATATATGTCGGGGCTAAATCTATCTATTAATTTCTAATGGTTATTTGTTAGATTACTAGCCAATGACTACAAATTGACGAGCTAGTATAATGAATTAAAATAAATTATAGAAAATAGAAGTTCAAATTGGATTTGATAAGTAATATCAAATTATCGCACAGCGCACATTTTGTCTCCTCTTCGCCACACATCAACACATATTTCCCTTCTCCCGACATGGCAGCCCAGAGAGCAGCCGCTGCAGCCAGGCCACACTGTAGTTTGCAGATACTCTCGTGAACGTTTGCAGCTGCAGCGTGCAGCCGAGTGGCTGAGCTGTACAGCCACAGCCAAAACATCTTCTAAATGATCTATGCCATCCATCATCTACCTAGCCTAGATTAAACAACTCATTCGGATCAACAAcaaattaaaataaaataaatctgTCCTTTCATTGTAAAGATGCCACTAATCCGCGTGGATTATATTGAAAGAAATGACACAAACATAAATATACGttgtacacttcaaccactccTGAAAAGAAATTATTATTATCCTGGAGTCACAAATTATCCTCATGCAGTTTAATTTACAACCCAAGATAACAACTGCTTGGTCCATGAGCTTGCTGCCGCATGATAGTGCGTGCATAGACACAACGATAATTTTAACAGCCCGAGGTAAACACACTGGCAACTGCTGTTGTCTTTCGTGTGACAGTACACAGCATTCGATTTATTTCACGCTATCAACTAACGCTTGTTTGCCGGAGATGGCAAAAGGGAGCTTAGAATTTGGTCGGCATGCTTGCGCTGACCTTCTTGATCGACGGCCTCGAGATCAGGCACTGCCACCACGCCTTGACGCGAGGGTACGCGTCGAACACGGACGCGTACGGCGTCGCCATGAAGTAGAAGGTGAACGGGAAGTGGTTCAGGTCGGCGAAGCTGAAGAAATCGCCGCACAGGTACCTGTGCTTCGACAGACGCGCCTCGTAGACCTCGAGCACCTTCTTCAGCTTCTCCAGGCTCTCGTCCACGGCCTTCTGGTCGGTGGCGGTGCGGCGCACGATGGGGAAGATGATGCACTCGAACACGACCGGCGACAGGGCGGGGTAGTACTGTTGCGCTTCGACCTCCGTCCAGACGTCCACCATGGCTGCCGCTTCGATGTCGCTCTCCCTCAGGAGATCGACCTCGCTTGACTTGTACTTGCGGAGGATGTACTTTGCGATTGCTCGCGACTCTGAAAACACACGAGTTCATCAACTTTTGATAGGTGAAAACAAGAGAGACAAAGTACTAGTAACAGATTAATGATACTATTGAACTTACCAAACAGGATAAGGTCGCCATCTTGCAGGGCGGGGATCTTCCCAAACGGCTGCAAGAAAACGCTGTTGTAATTAACTGTATCCACTTTATTTCCACTCTGTAACCTACTGATCGAAATGATATACAGATACTAAAAGAAGTATGCGAGCTTTAGAGGAGATAAGAAAATCGTGTTACATTCCGGGCGACGTGGTCGGAAACGTTGTGCTCGCCGGCGAGGAAGTCGACGGTCACCAGCTCGTACTCAGCGCCGACCTCCTCCAGGCACACCAACACCCGCGCCACGTTCGTGGACATCGGGTGCCCGAATACCTTCACCGGCGACACCATGTTCGTGAACTTTGACGCAATTCGCTATCCTATTAGATGGTTGTGGCTTGTGGGTGGATGATTGATAACTACAGGTTCCGCCAGGCAAACGTGCCCTTTTATATATGCTCTGAGTGGCAATCCCAGTAGCAGTGTTGCTGTTACAAGAAGAAGTGAACTAGCAAGACATCACTCAAGACTCTACTAGTCGTCTCTAGTTTAAAAATTGTGTTGCGCTACCTGCTGAATTGAAAAGTATCGATTTGGTAGGGATGAAAGCAGAAGAAAAGCAAGAAATTTGGTTGTTGGAGGAACGGAGGCCGCTGTCGTTCTTGGGACGATGCATGATTGTAGTTGGTTGCTAGTCAGATCATAATTCGTGTGGTCCCGATGTCATTATTGATGAAACAAAACTAATCATCTAGTTCTAAAATGGATGTACATCTGGACTTGCGTTTCTTAGTCTGCTTCTCAAGTCATAATTTATATTACACCCAACATCGGTGAAATAACACTACTACGAAATTGAGTTTTCCGAACACAGAAGGAGAAAACACTACCAGCGAAATAAAAATGGATGTTGAAAAACCGTCCATAATGTACTGTACATGGTCTGTAAGAAAAATCATGGTCAGTATGATGTATGGAAAGAACATTCTTTTAAATATACTATATGTAGTATTATTTATTCATAAGTGGATTTTTGTGCACATAGAATTTAGTTTAGATGTTTGGTCCTAATAAAAATGTATTAATAATTATGCTGTATACAGAGGGTCTCGAAAACAGTTTATTCTATCATTGGACTTGATCCTTTATAGTGGTAGTGTATGCATGCTTAGTATAAAAAAGATGAATTAGTAGTCCTGTTTCATATACCCTCCACACGATTTTAATTTGTAGAAATTGATAATATGTTGTAGGAGAAATCAATGGTCCGTGTACAGTTTTTAAAAACATCTCCGAATTCTAATGTGCCATATATAAAAGGAATCAAAGGGAGTATTAGGTTTATTTTGGATCTTGCTGACAACCAAAATAGCTGAGCACTAGCAATTCCGAAAATTAACGAGTTCTTGTGAATTCAAATTGTTCATTTGGTGTATTTTTAATTGTTTAAGATGGAATGTTTCTTTTCCGATGAAGGAAGAGTTTCTTTTAAGCTAGACATTTTCCAGGTAAAATAAAGCATTTTTTTTATTAAAGGTGAAACATATTTCTATGAGTACATTTTTGTGAATCAGAAACTTATTCATCTGAAATATTCCCTCACAAAGTTAGGGCATGATTCGTAAAGATtagaaaaaataaaaacaaataaaaaagggAGTTGGACGCCTGGAACTTCTCTATTCCGCATCGGGCAACATGAGCTTACTCATGTCCTGGCATGCACGTCGGCTGTGCCACCTGCCTCCGCCTGTTGTTGGGCAACGTGGTGCTAGCCACCGATAGACGTCCACTGCTCGACGGCCCGACTCATTCCTTCTGCATCAAAAATTTAGGATCATGGTCCAAGAAGGGAGTTGAATTGGGACTTTTTTGAAATCTACCAAGTTCTTAACCTATAACTAGAGCATAATAATAAGAGCATCCTAAGTAGGTATGTCACACGCGGAACTAAAGTACACAcaagatgtagggtattacgcttggaggttaaacaccgacagctggcgcgccaggtaggggtgttcatcgagcatccattgGAGAACTCAATGGCATCTTTCGACTTCACCAGCGTTGTGCTCaacgagggcacaaccttcatttTCGGCacctggatctgcgtcgccaatagctcaggtggcttcaacagccatctAGCTTACTCCAGGGAGCCGTAG
Protein-coding sequences here:
- the LOC112894210 gene encoding probable glutathione S-transferase GSTF1, translating into MVSPVKVFGHPMSTNVARVLVCLEEVGAEYELVTVDFLAGEHNVSDHVARNPFGKIPALQDGDLILFESRAIAKYILRKYKSSEVDLLRESDIEAAAMVDVWTEVEAQQYYPALSPVVFECIIFPIVRRTATDQKAVDESLEKLKKVLEVYEARLSKHRYLCGDFFSFADLNHFPFTFYFMATPYASVFDAYPRVKAWWQCLISRPSIKKVSASMPTKF